One Thunnus thynnus chromosome 18, fThuThy2.1, whole genome shotgun sequence genomic region harbors:
- the LOC137169876 gene encoding uncharacterized protein — protein sequence MTLLELILILVLQFEGISGVIHFYHRPGDDVILPCDDVSSSDRVCSTVYWLYSRDPSQTFDLVQNGNVVKNSARAARMSLDTDCSLVINNITAEDAGLYSCRLSSKSDSLVHLSIMTIFPSPPDADAKSDGKVTLECSLLRYSNLPHFLRNSIRWVNETGTVLLGEGVGYEFIGQTNYVSVLTVKRQSGHNRRYTCQVVDKRNNVQIEADYTPVFTGGTIDDQSQKSSTGKIMFSLPDWY from the exons ATGACTCTACTGGAATTAATTCTTATTTTGGTGCTTCAGTTTGAAG GCATCAGTGGAGTCATCCATTTCTACCACAGACCTGGAGATGATGTCATTCTGCCTTGTGACGATGTTTCATCCTCTGACAGAGTTTGTTCCACAGTTTACTGGCTTTACAGCAGAGATCCGTCTCAGACATTTGATCTGGTTCAGAATGGAAATGTAGTGAAGAACTCAGCCCGAGCTGCCAGGATGAGTCTGGACACCGACTGCTCTCTGGTCATCAACAACATTACTGCTGAGGATGCTGGTTTATACTCCTGTCGACTGAGTTCTAAATCGGACAGTCTTGTGCATTTAAGTATTATGACAA tctttccaTCTCCACCAGATGCTGATGCAAAGTCAGACGGTAAAGTCACATTAGAGTGTTCTCTGCTGAGATACAGCAACCTCCCTCATTTTCTACGGAACAGCATCCGCTGGGTGAATGAAACAGGCACTGTGCTGCTTGGTGAAGGTGTCGGATACGAGTTTATCGGACAGACAAACTATGTTTCTGTTCTGACTGTGAAGCGTCAGAGTGGCCACAACAGGAGATACACCTGCCAGGTGGTTGATAAGAGGAATAATGTCCAGATAGAGGCTGACTACACACCTGTCTTCACAGGTGGGACAATTGATGATCAGTCACAAAAGTCCAGTACAGGTAAGATAATGTTCAGTCTACCAGACTggtattaa